In Deltaproteobacteria bacterium, a single window of DNA contains:
- a CDS encoding amidohydrolase — MSHDPVDLLIKNAHIVTMNPAMEVHQPGALAIRGDTIVAVGAEKDLLGLEARAREVLDVQRGAVLPGLINTHTHAAMTLFRGLADDLPLEDWLHHHIFPAERKINAQWVYWGTLLACAEMILSGTTTFCDMYLFEAEVARAAREAGMRALVGEVLYDFPSPNYGPIEKGFDYTLQLIRDFKEDPLISVAVEPHTPFTCSPDLLRKAGAVSAEQGVPLIIHLSETFPEKEQIQKQYQTSPVGLLDGLGLLSSNLIAVHCVALSEEDMNALGKAGVKVAHCPESNMKLASGVAPVVPMMSRGITVGLGTDGCASNNNLDLFQEMSAAAKLHKVHLLDPTVMDARTVLRMATIEGAKVLQMDRVIGSLEPGKKADLIILDLKQPHLTPLYNLYSQLVYAAKGSDVTQVFINGKQVLKDRQLTTLSLRTIFEKAHSFASSLQTGS; from the coding sequence ATGTCTCATGATCCGGTAGATCTCTTGATTAAAAATGCCCATATCGTCACCATGAATCCGGCCATGGAAGTCCATCAGCCCGGGGCACTGGCCATTCGGGGAGATACGATTGTCGCTGTGGGGGCGGAAAAAGACCTCCTGGGTCTGGAAGCCCGGGCCCGGGAGGTCTTGGACGTTCAAAGAGGGGCCGTGCTGCCCGGCTTAATCAATACCCATACCCATGCCGCCATGACCCTCTTTCGCGGTCTGGCCGATGATCTGCCCCTGGAAGATTGGCTGCACCATCATATCTTTCCGGCCGAACGGAAGATTAACGCCCAGTGGGTCTATTGGGGGACCCTGCTGGCCTGTGCCGAAATGATCCTTTCCGGCACCACCACCTTTTGCGACATGTACCTTTTTGAAGCTGAAGTAGCCAGAGCGGCCCGGGAAGCCGGGATGCGGGCCCTGGTGGGAGAAGTCCTTTATGATTTTCCCTCCCCTAATTACGGACCCATAGAAAAAGGATTTGACTATACCCTTCAGTTGATCCGGGATTTTAAAGAAGATCCCCTGATCTCCGTGGCGGTCGAACCCCATACCCCCTTTACCTGTTCCCCGGATCTTTTAAGAAAGGCCGGGGCCGTCAGTGCAGAACAGGGCGTTCCCCTGATCATCCATCTGTCGGAAACTTTCCCGGAGAAGGAACAGATACAAAAACAATATCAGACTTCACCGGTCGGTCTTCTCGATGGTCTGGGATTGCTGAGCAGCAACCTGATTGCAGTCCATTGCGTGGCCCTGTCGGAAGAGGACATGAATGCCCTGGGAAAGGCCGGGGTCAAGGTGGCCCATTGTCCGGAAAGCAATATGAAGCTGGCCTCGGGAGTGGCCCCTGTGGTCCCCATGATGTCCCGTGGGATCACGGTCGGCCTGGGGACTGACGGCTGTGCCAGCAACAATAATTTGGACCTCTTTCAGGAAATGAGTGCCGCCGCCAAACTGCACAAAGTCCACCTCCTGGATCCCACGGTCATGGATGCCCGGACGGTCCTGCGCATGGCCACCATCGAAGGGGCCAAGGTCCTGCAGATGGACCGGGTGATCGGCTCTTTGGAACCAGGAAAGAAAGCCGACCTGATCATCCTGGATCTGAAACAACCCCACCTGACCCCGCTCTACAACCTGTATTCGCAGTTGGTCTATGCCGCCAAAGGCTCGGATGTCACCCAGGTTTTTATCAACGGGAAGCAGGTCCTGAAAGATCGTCAATTGACGACCTTGAGCTTAAGGACCATCTTTGAAAAGGCCCATA